One genomic segment of Elgaria multicarinata webbii isolate HBS135686 ecotype San Diego chromosome 21, rElgMul1.1.pri, whole genome shotgun sequence includes these proteins:
- the STX5 gene encoding syntaxin-5, whose protein sequence is MNTRKRHGSRNTEQGVYLGPSQTQVLPPLGAAPAVTNQVAPPPPRWDTMSCQDRTQEFLSACKSLQSRQNGLQLNKPSLNAVRQRSEFTVMAKRIGKDLSNTFAKLEKLTILAKRKSLFDDKAVEIEELTYIIKQDINSLNKQIAQLQEFVKAKGSQSGRHVQTHSNTVVVSLQSKLASMSNDFKSVLEVRTENLKQQKSRREQFSRPPVSAMPLSASNLGGSAMLQDEPRHSGDVAIDMDNRTSQQLQLINEQDTYIQSRADTMQNIESTIVELGSIFQQLAHMVKEQEETIQRIDTNVEDAQLNVEGAHTEILKYFQSVTSNRWLMVKIFLILIVFFIIFVVFLA, encoded by the exons ATGAATACGAGGAAACGCCACGGCTCTAGAAACACGGAGCAGGGTGTTTATCTGGGGCCTTCCCAGACACAAGTTCTGCCCCCGCTCGGTGCTGCCCCCGCCGTCACAAACCAGGTCGCGCCTCCTCCGCCCAGGTGGGACACCATGTCGTGTCAAGATCGCACCCAGGAGTTCCTCTCTGCCTGCAAGTCCTTGCAAAGCAGACAG AATGGCCTTCAGCTGAACAAGCCATCGCTGAATGCCGTGCGGCAAAGAAGTGAATTCACGGTCATGGCCAA GCGGATTGGGAAGGATCTCAGCAACACGTTTGCCAAGCTAGAGAAGCTAACCATCT TGGCCAAGCGGAAATCTCTGTTTGACGACAAGGCGGTGGAGATCGAGGAGTTGACCTACATTATCAAGCAG GATATCAACAGCCTGAACAAACAGATTGCCCAGCTGCAGGAGTTTGTCAAGGCCAAAGGCAGCCAGAGTGGGAGGCACGTGCAGACTCACTCGAACACCGTGGTGGTGTCACTGCAG TCCAAGCTAGCATCCATGTCCAACGACTTCAAGTCGGTTCTGGAAGTACGGACAGAG AATCTGAAGCAGCAGAAGAGCCGGCGAGAACAATTCTCCCGTCCCCCCGTGTCCGCCATGCCTCTCTCTGCCAGCAACCTAG GCGGCTCAGCTATGCTTCAGGACGAACCCCGGCACTCGGGAGATGTGGCTATCGACATGGACAACCGGACCAGCCAGCAGTTGCAACTCATCAATGAACAG gaTACATATATCCAGAGCCGGGCAGACACCATGCAGAACATTGAATCGACTATTGTGGAACTGGGCTCCATATTCCAACAGCTGGCACACATGGTCAAAGAGCAGGAGGAGACCATCCAGAG AATCGACACCAACGTGGAAGACGCCCAGCTGAACGTCGAAGGCGCGCACACGGAGATCCTGAAATACTTCCAGTCTGTCACTTCCAACCGGTGGCTGATGGTGAAGATCTTCCTCATCCTCATTGTGTTCTTCATCATCTTTGTGGTGTTCCTGGCCTGA
- the NXF1 gene encoding nuclear RNA export factor 1, whose amino-acid sequence MADGGKGGYNEHDDRVGGGGGGGGGGGGGGRGFPGRRRKGRGPFRGKMYSEMNHHQRNWSSAGPSPRNRLEEEDGDVLMSDPHDALRSRYTPYGSRPNRHERERGSLSNISLTVRRNLNIAERTVPRSNVSKKSWFKVTIPYGRKYEKAWIITAIQNWCSVPFTPVEFHYTTNRLAFYVEDAAVANALKQVSRKIVAPDGYKVVILINPCNPPVTVQRELKPEEIEQLKQCMSKRYDASQQGMDLKNIHTDPDLVAQNIDMVLSRRSCMLAVLQIIQENIPELLSLNLSDNKLYRLDDLADLPQKAPNLKMLNLSCNQLKTDRELDRLKGLKLEELWLDSNPLCDNFRDQSTYISAIRERFPKLLRLDGHELPPPISFDVEAPTTLPPSKGSYFCSEALKVLIVQFLQQYYAIYDSGDRQGLLDAYHDGACCSMSIPFSMHNPSRSSLAEYFKNSRNVKKLKDPTMRFRLLKHTKLNVVAFLSELPKTQHDINSFVVDVCAQTNTLLCFTLSGIFKEVDGKCRDSVRAFTRVFIAVPVGHNGLCIVNDQLFIRKATNMEIRKAFVMPAPTPSSSPVPTLTAEQQEMLQNFSLQSGMNLEWSQKCLLDNDWNYAKAAHAYTQLKAEQKIPEVAFIH is encoded by the exons ATGGCCGACGGAGGGAAAGGAGGATACAACG AACATGATGATCGTGTGGGtggaggtggtggcggcggcggtggtggtggtggcggtggcaggggCTTCCCTGGTCGGAGGAGAAAAGGCCGGGGGCCCTTCCGAGGGAAGATGTACAGTGAGATGAACCATCACCAGCGAAACTGGAGCAGTGCAGGCCCCAGTCCTCGTAACCGCCTGGAAGAGGAGGACGGAGACGTTCTCATGAGTGACCCTCACGATGCGCTTCGATCCCGCTA CACTCCTTATGGGTCACGTCCGAACCGACACGAACGGGAACGAGGAAGTCTAAGCAATATAAGCCTCACAGTGCGACGGAATCTGAATATCGCAGAGCGGACCGTCCCTAGAAGCAATGTCTCCAAGAAGTCCTGGTTCAAGGTTACG ATTCCCTATGGGAGGAAATATGAAAAGGCCTGGATTATTACTGCCATTCAGAACTGGTGCAGCGTCCCCTTCACTCCTGTAGAG TTTCACTACACCACTAATCGACTAGCGTTCTATGTGGAGGACGCTGCTGTGGCCAATGCTCTCAAGCAGGTGTCCCGGAAGATTGTTGCCCCAGATGGCTACAAG GTGGTGATACTCATAAACCCATGCAATCCCCCTGTAACTGTCCAGCGTGAACTAAAACCAGAAGAGATTGAGCAGCTGAAG CAATGCATGAGTAAAAGATATGACGCTTCCCAGCAGGGCATGGACCTGAAGAACATTCACACAGATCCAG ATTTAGTGGCACAAAACATTGATATGGTGTTGAGCCGCCGAAGCTGCATGCTAGCTGTTCTCCAGATCATCCAGGAGAATATCCCTGAG CTCCTTTCTCTGAACTTGAGTGACAACAAGCTCTATCGGCTAGACGATCTGGCCGACCTGCCCCAGAAGGCTCCTAACCTGAAGATGCTCAATTTGTCCTGCAACCAG TTGAAGACAGACCGTGAGCTGGACAGGTTGAAAGGCTTGAAGCTCGAGGAACTCTGGCTGGACAGCAACCCACTGTGTGATAACTTCCGGGACCAGTCCACCTACATCAG CGCCATCCGAGAACGGTTTCCAAAGCTGCTGAGGCTG GATGGTCATGAACTCCCTCCTCCTATCTCTTTTGATGTTGAAGCGCCAACCACCCTGCCTCCCAGCAAG GGCAGTTATTTTTGCTCTGAAGCCTTGAAAGTGCTTATTGTACAATTTCTGCAACA ATACTACGCCATCTATGACTCTGGGGACCGGCAAGGACTATTGGATGCTTACCATGATGGAGCCTGCTGCTCCATGAGCATCCCCTTCTCAATGCACAACCCCTCCAG GAGCAGCTTGGCTGAATACTTCAAGAACAGCCGGAATGTGAAGAAGCTTAAGGATCCCA CCATGCGCTTCAGGCTCCTCAAGCACACAAAATTGAACGTTGTAGCATTCCTCAGTGAGCTGCCCAAGACTCAGCATGATATTAATTCCTTCGTGGTGGACGTCTGTGCACAAACG AACACGCTGCTGTGTTTCACTCTCAGTGGGATCTTCAAAGAAG TGGATGGCAAGTGTCGGGACTCGGTGCGGGCCTTCACCCGGGTGTTCATCGCTGTGCCTGTTGGCCACAATGG GCTGTGCATCGTGAATGACCAGCTGTTCATCCGGAAGGCCACCAACATGGAAATCCGTAAAGCTTTCGTCATGCCAGCGCCCACGCCCTCCTCCAGCCCCGTGCCCACGCTCACGGCAGAGCAGCAGGAAATGCTGCAAAATTTCTCACTGCAGTCAGGCATGAACCTCGAGTGGTCTCAGAA GTGCCTCTTGGACAATGATTGGAACTACGCTAAAGCTGCCCATGCCTACACCCAGCTCAAG GCTGAGCAGAAGATCCCAGAAGTGGCTTTCATCCACTGA